The following proteins come from a genomic window of Anopheles ziemanni chromosome 3, idAnoZiCoDA_A2_x.2, whole genome shotgun sequence:
- the LOC131289352 gene encoding histone H2B — protein sequence MAPKTSGKAAKKSGKAQKNISKSDKKKKRKTRKESYAIYIYKVLKQVHPDTGISSKAMSIMNSFVNDIFERIAAEASRLAHYNKRSTITSREIQTAVRLLLPGELAKHAVSEGTKAVTKYTSSK from the coding sequence atggcaccgaaaaccaGCGGAAAGGCAGCGAAGAAGTCTGGCAAGGCCCAGAAAAATATCTCCAAGtcggacaagaagaagaagcgcaagACCCGCAAGGAAAGCTACGCCATCTACATCTACAAGGTGCTGAAGCAAGTCCATCCGGACACTGGCATCTCGTCGAAGGCGATGAGCATCATGAACAGCTTCGTGAACGACATCTTCGAGCGCATCGCCGCCGAAGCGTCCCGCCTGGCGCACTACAACAAGCGTTCGACGATCACGTCACGCGAAATCCAGACCGCCGTCCGTCTGCTGCTTCCTGGTGAGCTGGCCAAGCACGCCGTGTCCGAGGGCACGAAGGCCGTCACCAAGTACACCAGCTCGAAGTAA